From the Plectropomus leopardus isolate mb unplaced genomic scaffold, YSFRI_Pleo_2.0 unplaced_scaffold23284, whole genome shotgun sequence genome, the window CTATTATTAACTTGTAACTAtagctttcaaaaaaatgtagcGGGGTAAAAAGgacaatattttatatattttataagaaATATTATGGGATAGAAGTATTGTGTAGTATCAAAGGgtaatacaaatgtaaaataaatatgtaaagtaCATCGCAACGTATTGTGCCTAAATATGTGACTATAGGCCTTTATGTATTGACTGTCTGTTTATACTCCTGCAGTGGCCGGTAACTGGGGGTCTTGGCTGCCATGGAGCCCATGCAGTGAGACCTGTGGTAAGGGTATGCAGTCCAGAATCCGTCTGTGCAACAACCCTCCTCCAGCATTTGATGGGCCGCAGTGTGAGGGCACAGACACCCAAACACAAGTTTGCAAAGAGAGACCATGTCCTGGTGAGCGTTCAGGGATTGTTCTTACGATAAAATCAGATAGAAAGAGATTGTAGTTACTGATGCTCCTGCTTCTTCTTGACTTGTGGCCTCCAGTGGATGGGAAATGGTCGTCCTGGGTGACCTGGGGAGCCTGCAGTGTTTCATGTGGAGGCGGAACCAGACAGAGGACACGCCTCTGTGCTAGCCCAGCGCCTCAGCATGGTGGGAGGCAGTGTGAAGGCAATGACGTGCACATTGACTTCTGTAACAGTGACCCATGCCCTGGTGAGCCataccaaaaacataaaatctctATATCTGTATATCAGTGAAAATGTCTTGTGACATTGTCTTGGTTTCTCTCCAGTAATGCATCTGCTCTTTTGGCTTATCTCTAttacttttgtgtctttgataTTTGACTTTCTTTGACTCAGTCAGTGGTAACTGGGGTCCGTGGAGTAGCTGGGGCAGCTGCAGCAAGTCATGTAACGGAGGTCAGATGAGGCGCCACAGGACATGTGACAACCCCAGACCTGCTAATGGCGGGAGAGCATGCGCAGGTGCAGATACACAGATACAGAGATGCGGCACAACCAACTGTCCTGGTGAGTCAGCATGCTTAAAACTGTGAGGGGACTGTGTATTTAGACTAAACTGCCCCTAAAACTCTGATAATGAGGTGATTAAAATGCCCCgccatgtgtctgttttttggtgatttatgtGTCATTGTATGTTTTGGGGTTATGTAATTGCAGTTGATGGTAACTGGGGTTCGTGGCAGCCGTGGGGAGAATGTTCCGCTTCCTGTGGAGGTGGAGAGAGGACACGTGTCCGTCTTTGTAACACTCCGTCTCCTGTCAATGGTGGTCGGCCGTGTCCTGGAGACTCCTCTCAGCTGTCC encodes:
- the LOC121966148 gene encoding hemicentin-1-like, whose protein sequence is TGAPTIIVEPVETVVDAGTTVVLNCQAEGEPTPMIEWSRQGRPLLGNDRFSTLPNGSLRISSAQKGDTAEYECVARNLLGSVLVRVTLTVRVHGGYSEWAEWGPCSVSCGVGSQRRLRQCNNPVPANGGRHCAGSDSETRSCQGKPCPVDGNWSEWSVWEECSRTCGQGNRTRVRTCSNPLAQHGGRPCEGKAVEVIMCSVRPCPVAGNWGSWLPWSPCSETCGKGMQSRIRLCNNPPPAFDGPQCEGTDTQTQVCKERPCPVDGKWSSWVTWGACSVSCGGGTRQRTRLCASPAPQHGGRQCEGNDVHIDFCNSDPCPVSGNWGPWSSWGSCSKSCNGGQMRRHRTCDNPRPANGGRACAGADTQIQRCGTTNCPVDGNWGSWQPWGECSASCGGGERTRVRLCNTPSPVNGGRPCPGDSSQLSRCNAQACP